One window of Tenacibaculum maritimum NCIMB 2154 genomic DNA carries:
- a CDS encoding amidohydrolase family protein translates to MKKQFFSFLLLYSCLLCAQEYFPKNDGVKTTSNKITAFVNAKIFITPTKIVEDATLIIKNDKIIGVGKNLEIPKQAQIIDLTGKSMYPSFIDAYSTFGIRVPTRRNNNSNITQYDAERKGYYWNDHIRPDINPISYFKFDNKQAKELLEIGFGLVNTHLEDGIIRGNGILVSINPNTTNSYRILDGKSAQYLSFSKSNTSHQVYPSSLMGAMALLRQTYHDANWYAKGQAKNKDLALEALNSNKNLPQIFNANGKLNGLRADKIGDEFNIQYTIVGNGDEFENIDEIKATNATFIIPINFRAPYDVSNPYLAKSVSLSDMRKWNQEPSNLTALSKNKIPFSLTTYKLENINDFTKNLQKAITYGFDKTKALEALTTIPAKILGKTTIGNLNKNSFANFLITSGDIFDHNTILYENWTQGDKNIIYPINNKDITGSYNFSLNGESYEIQVTRKGTSYKVFSINGKETIPSKLSFQDNWIFATIPAKNSADKFIRLTANVSNTDLIQGKAIDEKGYESIWSAIRINKNEKSNLPPKNNQKAPYPIVLPITYPNTGYGLKKIPKQELLLFKNITVWTGEKEGILKNTDVLIKNGKIHKIGKNLFNERAKVIDGIGKHLTAGIIDEHSHIATHSVNEWSQNSSAEVTIEDVVNPEDINIYRNLAGGVTSIQILHGSANPIGGRSAIIKLKWGENADNMIYRNPPKFIKFALGENVKQSRSQNGTRFPQTRMGVEQVYIDYFTRAKEYDKLKKNGKPYRKDIELETLAEILNKKRFISCHSYVQSEINMLMKVAERFNFTVNTFTHILEGYKIADKMKTHGVGASTFSDWWAYKYEVNDAIPYNAAIMHSKGITVAINSDDPEMARRLNQEAAKTIKYGNLSEEEAWKTITINPAKLLHIDDKVGSIKLGKDADLVLWSGNPLSIYSKPEKTIIEGRVYFDLKKDLAQRKSIKTERSLLINMMLHEKIKGSKMQAPSKKIHELFHCETLK, encoded by the coding sequence ATGAAAAAACAATTCTTTAGTTTTCTCCTTTTATACTCCTGCTTATTATGCGCTCAAGAGTATTTTCCCAAAAACGACGGTGTAAAAACTACTTCTAATAAAATAACTGCATTTGTAAATGCTAAAATATTTATAACTCCTACTAAAATAGTAGAAGACGCTACACTGATTATTAAAAATGATAAAATTATAGGGGTTGGAAAAAACTTAGAAATTCCCAAGCAGGCTCAAATTATTGACCTTACTGGAAAAAGTATGTATCCTTCATTCATCGATGCCTATTCCACTTTTGGTATAAGAGTACCTACAAGAAGAAATAACAATAGCAACATAACTCAATATGATGCTGAACGAAAAGGTTATTACTGGAATGACCATATCCGTCCTGATATCAACCCTATTTCTTATTTTAAATTTGATAACAAACAAGCTAAAGAACTATTGGAAATTGGCTTTGGACTCGTAAATACACATTTAGAAGATGGAATTATTCGAGGTAATGGAATACTTGTTTCTATCAACCCAAATACCACCAATTCCTACAGAATATTAGATGGCAAATCTGCGCAATACTTATCTTTTTCTAAAAGTAATACCTCTCATCAAGTGTACCCTAGTTCTTTAATGGGAGCTATGGCACTTTTACGTCAAACTTATCATGATGCTAATTGGTATGCCAAAGGTCAAGCTAAAAATAAAGATTTAGCATTAGAAGCTTTAAATAGTAATAAAAACCTTCCTCAAATTTTTAATGCTAACGGTAAACTTAATGGACTAAGAGCTGATAAAATTGGAGATGAATTCAATATTCAATACACTATTGTTGGTAATGGTGATGAATTTGAAAACATTGATGAAATAAAGGCTACCAATGCTACATTTATCATTCCTATTAATTTTAGAGCTCCTTATGATGTTTCAAATCCGTATCTAGCTAAATCCGTAAGTTTAAGCGATATGAGAAAATGGAACCAAGAACCTTCAAATCTCACTGCTTTATCAAAAAATAAAATTCCTTTCTCTTTAACGACTTATAAATTAGAAAATATTAATGATTTCACTAAGAACTTACAAAAAGCCATTACTTATGGCTTTGATAAAACCAAAGCCTTAGAAGCTTTAACTACCATTCCTGCTAAAATCTTAGGGAAAACAACTATTGGGAATTTAAACAAAAATAGTTTTGCTAATTTTTTAATTACTTCAGGAGATATTTTTGATCATAACACTATTTTGTATGAAAACTGGACGCAAGGAGACAAAAACATTATTTACCCTATAAATAACAAAGACATCACAGGAAGCTATAATTTTTCCTTAAATGGAGAATCTTATGAAATACAAGTAACAAGAAAAGGAACTTCATACAAAGTTTTCTCTATAAATGGTAAAGAAACAATTCCTTCAAAGCTCTCTTTCCAAGACAATTGGATTTTTGCTACCATTCCTGCTAAGAACAGCGCTGATAAATTCATACGATTAACTGCTAATGTTTCAAATACTGATTTAATCCAAGGAAAAGCAATTGACGAAAAAGGATATGAAAGTATATGGTCAGCTATCAGAATAAACAAAAATGAAAAAAGCAACCTCCCTCCTAAAAATAACCAAAAGGCGCCTTATCCTATAGTGCTTCCTATCACATATCCAAATACAGGCTACGGATTAAAGAAGATTCCTAAACAGGAACTACTCCTTTTTAAAAATATTACTGTTTGGACTGGCGAAAAAGAGGGCATTTTAAAAAATACCGATGTACTTATAAAAAACGGAAAAATTCATAAAATTGGAAAAAACTTATTTAATGAACGGGCAAAAGTTATTGACGGTATTGGCAAACACCTAACTGCTGGTATTATTGATGAACACTCACATATTGCAACTCACTCTGTCAACGAATGGAGTCAAAACTCTTCTGCTGAAGTAACTATTGAAGACGTAGTAAATCCTGAAGATATAAATATTTATAGAAACTTAGCTGGAGGAGTTACTTCTATTCAAATTTTACATGGTTCTGCAAATCCCATCGGTGGGCGTTCTGCTATTATAAAGCTAAAATGGGGAGAAAACGCTGATAATATGATTTATCGCAATCCTCCTAAGTTTATCAAATTTGCTTTAGGAGAAAATGTAAAACAGTCTCGTAGTCAAAACGGTACTCGATTTCCTCAAACTCGAATGGGAGTAGAACAAGTATATATAGATTATTTTACGCGTGCGAAAGAATATGACAAATTAAAGAAAAACGGCAAACCGTATCGGAAAGATATCGAACTAGAAACATTGGCCGAAATATTAAATAAAAAACGCTTTATTTCTTGCCATTCTTATGTCCAATCTGAAATTAATATGCTTATGAAAGTTGCCGAGAGATTTAACTTTACAGTAAACACTTTTACACATATTTTAGAAGGCTATAAAATTGCTGATAAAATGAAAACTCACGGAGTTGGAGCTTCTACTTTTTCTGATTGGTGGGCGTATAAATATGAAGTCAATGATGCCATTCCTTACAATGCAGCAATCATGCATTCAAAAGGGATCACTGTTGCCATTAATTCCGATGATCCTGAAATGGCTCGCAGACTTAATCAAGAAGCTGCTAAAACAATCAAATATGGTAACTTATCTGAAGAAGAAGCTTGGAAAACCATAACTATTAACCCCGCTAAATTATTACATATAGATGATAAAGTGGGAAGTATTAAACTAGGCAAAGATGCCGATTTAGTTTTATGGAGTGGAAATCCTCTATCTATCTATTCTAAACCTGAAAAAACTATTATTGAGGGAAGAGTTTATTTTGACTTAAAAAAAGACTTAGCGCAACGAAAATCAATTAAAACAGAAAGAAGTTTATTGATTAACATGATGCTTCACGAAAAGATAAAAGGTAGCAAAATGCAAGCCCCTTCAAAAAAGATACACGAATTATTCCATTGCGAAACTTTAAAATAA
- a CDS encoding shikimate kinase, with protein MKIILLGYMASGKSTAGKELSKKTGLPFLDLDTYIEEKEGASISAIFKEKGEIYFRKQEHTYLKEVLTSKKSFILSLGGGTPCYAGNMEYILEQDQVQSIYLQASIKTLANRLSIGREARPLVANLSEEQLKEFIGKHLFERNLFYKKANSTLIIDDKTTEEVVVALEEITRYIR; from the coding sequence ATGAAGATTATACTATTAGGATACATGGCAAGTGGGAAATCAACCGCAGGCAAAGAATTAAGTAAAAAAACAGGCCTTCCTTTTTTAGATTTAGATACTTACATTGAAGAAAAGGAGGGGGCTAGCATTTCAGCGATTTTTAAAGAAAAAGGAGAAATTTACTTTCGTAAGCAAGAACATACTTATTTGAAAGAAGTTTTAACCTCAAAAAAATCTTTTATACTCTCTTTAGGAGGAGGAACCCCTTGCTATGCAGGTAATATGGAATATATCTTAGAGCAAGATCAAGTGCAATCAATATATTTACAAGCAAGCATAAAAACACTAGCAAACAGGCTGTCAATAGGAAGGGAAGCTCGCCCATTAGTTGCAAATTTATCAGAAGAACAATTGAAAGAATTTATAGGAAAACACCTTTTTGAGCGCAATTTGTTTTACAAAAAGGCTAATAGTACTTTAATAATTGATGATAAAACCACAGAAGAAGTTGTAGTAGCGTTGGAAGAAATAACGCGCTACATTAGATAA
- a CDS encoding carboxypeptidase-like regulatory domain-containing protein: MQKYLHFVFFALVTTLSFSQVSQQAKLKGQVIHSTSKKALSAAHILNLNTVAGTITNHKGNFELTAKANDTVLVSFLGFESIKLKITNDLLRGNELVIALNEKPEEVKEIIIKSTKLIGVLEVDVKQVPKDKFTRIHLNGLPQTYEVGKPNKIKSPIAALFQPVDFLYSLFGKKPKQLKKLQKLKKEDDLRKMLAGKFDREVMMEYLGMDKIELSKLLRDCNYSEYFIKKASDLQLIEAVLDCYENYKALKKGKIERNRIPDN; encoded by the coding sequence ATGCAAAAATATTTACACTTTGTTTTCTTCGCTCTAGTTACGACACTTTCTTTTTCACAAGTTTCTCAACAAGCTAAACTAAAAGGACAGGTTATTCATTCAACATCTAAAAAAGCGCTAAGTGCTGCCCATATATTAAATCTTAATACAGTAGCAGGTACCATAACCAATCATAAGGGAAACTTTGAATTGACTGCTAAAGCAAATGATACCGTACTCGTTTCTTTTTTAGGATTTGAATCTATAAAGTTAAAAATCACTAACGATTTATTAAGAGGGAATGAATTAGTCATAGCATTAAATGAAAAACCTGAAGAAGTAAAAGAAATCATTATCAAATCAACCAAACTTATTGGTGTTTTAGAAGTTGATGTAAAACAAGTTCCTAAAGATAAGTTTACAAGAATCCATCTCAACGGATTACCACAAACTTATGAAGTTGGTAAACCCAACAAAATCAAATCACCTATAGCAGCCTTATTCCAACCAGTTGATTTCTTATATTCTCTTTTTGGAAAAAAACCCAAGCAGTTAAAAAAGCTACAGAAGCTAAAAAAAGAAGACGATTTGCGTAAGATGTTAGCGGGTAAATTTGACAGAGAAGTCATGATGGAATACTTAGGAATGGATAAAATTGAACTTTCTAAGCTATTAAGAGATTGTAATTATTCAGAATACTTTATCAAAAAAGCAAGTGACTTACAATTAATTGAAGCAGTATTAGACTGCTACGAAAACTACAAGGCCTTGAAAAAAGGAAAAATAGAAAGAAACCGAATTCCTGATAATTAA
- a CDS encoding amidohydrolase family protein: protein MKNHIFILLYFFLINHSNSQQVPAPQQSNDYSIEGGIAHLGNGKIIENSLIIISKGKIHFIGSNKTKIARQGTVINAKNKHIYPGFIAANTTLGLGEIDAVKASRDEKEIGTLNPHIRSIIAYNAESRIIETMRPNGVLIAQTTPRGGLISGTSSIVQLDAWNWEDAILKQDDAIHVNWPSGITYTGKWWMGEPRIAKSNTKYIETIKELTSYFEKAKNYLKGSKFPKNLPFEALKGLFINSQKLFIHVDGEREIVDAITFSRKQGIRNMVIVRGKEAYKVSDLLLKYKIPVILERAHRLPPTEDDDYDLPFKSAKILADKGILVGLGMGGEMERMSTRNLPFYAGTYAAYGLGKEEALKMITANNAKILGISDMVGTLEKGKDATLFISKGDALDMRTNKISFAFINGRKISLESHQTALWKRYSDKHK from the coding sequence ATGAAAAACCATATCTTCATACTCTTATATTTCTTTTTAATCAATCATAGTAATTCTCAACAAGTACCTGCTCCTCAGCAAAGTAATGACTACAGTATTGAAGGAGGAATTGCACATCTGGGCAATGGAAAAATTATTGAAAACTCTCTCATTATAATTTCTAAAGGAAAAATACATTTTATTGGTTCTAATAAAACTAAAATAGCAAGACAAGGAACTGTCATCAATGCTAAAAACAAGCATATCTACCCTGGGTTTATAGCTGCAAATACAACACTCGGATTAGGGGAAATAGATGCCGTAAAAGCTTCTAGAGATGAAAAAGAAATAGGTACTTTAAATCCACACATAAGAAGTATTATAGCTTATAACGCAGAAAGTAGAATTATAGAAACAATGCGCCCAAACGGCGTTTTAATAGCTCAAACTACTCCTAGAGGCGGATTAATTTCTGGTACATCTTCTATTGTTCAATTGGATGCTTGGAACTGGGAAGACGCCATTCTGAAACAAGATGATGCTATCCATGTTAACTGGCCTAGCGGAATCACCTACACTGGTAAGTGGTGGATGGGAGAACCTAGAATTGCTAAAAGTAATACAAAATATATAGAAACAATAAAAGAATTAACTTCTTACTTTGAAAAAGCAAAAAATTACTTAAAAGGAAGCAAATTTCCTAAAAACCTACCATTTGAAGCATTAAAAGGACTTTTTATAAATTCTCAAAAGCTTTTTATTCATGTAGATGGGGAACGTGAAATAGTAGATGCGATCACTTTTTCTAGAAAGCAAGGAATTAGGAATATGGTAATTGTTCGCGGAAAAGAAGCTTATAAAGTCTCCGATTTACTGCTAAAATATAAAATCCCTGTTATTCTAGAAAGAGCTCATAGGCTACCTCCTACAGAAGACGATGACTACGATCTTCCTTTTAAATCAGCTAAAATTTTAGCTGATAAAGGAATTTTAGTAGGTTTAGGAATGGGTGGAGAAATGGAGCGTATGAGTACAAGAAACCTCCCCTTTTATGCAGGAACTTATGCTGCTTACGGATTAGGGAAAGAAGAAGCTTTAAAAATGATTACTGCTAATAACGCTAAAATATTAGGAATTAGCGATATGGTTGGAACCTTGGAAAAAGGAAAGGATGCAACGCTTTTTATTTCTAAAGGAGATGCTTTAGATATGAGAACAAATAAAATCTCATTTGCCTTTATCAATGGTAGAAAAATAAGTTTAGAAAGTCATCAAACAGCGCTATGGAAGCGTTATTCTGATAAACACAAATAA
- a CDS encoding FKBP-type peptidyl-prolyl cis-trans isomerase: MMKFKYFLFTVIFTAILYACGSDNNGTVDNFDHAAQAVIDNDSLVKFLKNNYYNADLDTVKPIRNNELSLFEDPKLITKEVKENNIDYKLYYYTNRVGTPVAPTDSKFPSVMDSVYAKYRGQRIIRKDSLSPDFDKSIAWFSLNKVIRGWTYGFINFKGGKNITNNGPITYEGGGKGILFIPSGLAYRNRANGRFILPNENLLFYIELWDVNEADDDNDGLASYLEVEDASVENDPRKVDTDNDRIPNYLDADDDNDRKLTKDEDLNGDGDPRNDDTDGDGIPNYLDVDDR; the protein is encoded by the coding sequence ATGATGAAATTTAAGTACTTTTTATTTACAGTAATCTTTACCGCTATTTTATATGCTTGTGGAAGTGATAATAATGGAACGGTTGATAATTTTGACCATGCGGCGCAGGCTGTAATAGATAACGATTCTTTAGTTAAGTTTTTGAAGAATAATTACTATAATGCAGATTTAGATACTGTAAAGCCAATACGTAATAATGAACTTTCTTTATTTGAAGACCCGAAGCTAATAACGAAGGAAGTAAAGGAAAATAATATAGACTATAAGCTATATTATTATACGAATCGTGTAGGAACGCCAGTAGCGCCTACTGATTCAAAATTTCCTAGTGTAATGGACTCTGTATATGCTAAGTATAGAGGGCAGAGAATTATTAGAAAAGATAGTTTGAGTCCTGATTTTGATAAAAGTATAGCTTGGTTTTCTTTAAATAAAGTAATAAGAGGTTGGACCTATGGTTTTATTAATTTTAAAGGAGGTAAAAATATAACGAATAATGGACCAATAACTTATGAAGGAGGAGGGAAAGGCATTTTGTTTATACCTTCAGGGTTAGCATATAGAAATAGGGCAAATGGTCGTTTTATTTTACCTAATGAAAACTTACTTTTCTACATTGAATTGTGGGATGTTAACGAAGCAGATGATGATAATGATGGTTTAGCTTCTTATTTAGAGGTAGAAGATGCTTCTGTAGAAAATGATCCAAGAAAAGTAGATACAGATAATGATAGAATACCAAATTATTTAGATGCTGATGATGATAATGATCGTAAATTGACAAAAGACGAAGATTTGAATGGCGATGGTGATCCTAGAAATGATGATACTGATGGCGATGGTATTCCTAACTATTTAGATGTAGATGATAGGTAG
- a CDS encoding TrmH family RNA methyltransferase encodes MKQITSVQNSYIKELLKLQDKSRERRKKKLFIIEGKREISLAIKGNYKIDTYLFVPDIFSKKDLELLNTQHATQIEISKDVYEKLAYRDSTEGIIAVVKAKDFSLKNIHFKNKKPLILVAESLEKPGNIGAILRTADAANIDAVFIADPKTDLYNPNSIRSSVGCLFTNQIAIGSAEEIIGFLKENNISIYSATLQNSNEYHQETYTNASAIVVGTEATGLTEIWRKNATQNINIPMRGEIDSMNVSVAAAIIIFEAKRQREFH; translated from the coding sequence ATGAAGCAAATTACAAGCGTACAGAATTCATATATCAAAGAATTATTAAAACTTCAGGATAAATCGCGAGAGCGACGCAAAAAAAAATTATTTATTATAGAAGGAAAAAGAGAAATATCTCTAGCCATCAAAGGAAATTATAAAATAGACACCTACCTCTTCGTTCCTGACATTTTTTCTAAGAAAGACTTAGAACTCCTTAATACCCAACATGCTACTCAAATAGAAATTTCAAAGGATGTATATGAGAAATTGGCATATAGAGATTCTACAGAAGGTATTATTGCTGTTGTTAAGGCAAAAGATTTTTCTTTAAAAAACATACATTTTAAAAATAAAAAACCTTTAATTTTAGTTGCTGAATCTCTTGAAAAGCCAGGAAATATAGGAGCTATTTTAAGAACAGCTGATGCAGCTAATATCGATGCTGTATTTATAGCTGACCCTAAAACAGACTTATACAACCCTAATAGCATTCGTTCTAGTGTAGGTTGCTTATTCACTAATCAAATCGCCATTGGTAGTGCTGAAGAAATCATTGGTTTCTTAAAAGAAAATAACATTTCTATATATAGTGCTACGCTTCAAAACTCAAATGAATACCATCAAGAAACTTACACAAATGCTTCTGCAATCGTTGTAGGAACAGAGGCCACCGGTTTAACAGAAATATGGAGAAAAAACGCCACCCAAAACATCAATATTCCCATGAGAGGGGAAATAGACTCTATGAACGTTTCTGTTGCTGCTGCTATTATCATTTTTGAAGCCAAAAGGCAGCGTGAATTTCACTAA
- a CDS encoding RNA-binding S4 domain-containing protein: MRIDKYLWCIRLFKTRSLATEACKKGHIKIDGNNLKPSKEIFGNELLSIRKNQINYKIKVLDIPPNRVGAKLVDLYRKDLTPKEAFEKTDLLKYSKDYYRKKGLGRPTKKDRRDIDNYTETTEEDF; this comes from the coding sequence ATGAGAATTGACAAATACTTGTGGTGTATTAGACTTTTTAAAACAAGGAGTTTAGCTACCGAGGCTTGCAAAAAAGGGCATATTAAAATAGATGGAAATAACTTAAAGCCTTCAAAAGAAATTTTTGGAAATGAACTTTTATCCATCAGAAAAAATCAAATCAATTATAAAATAAAAGTCTTAGACATTCCTCCTAATCGCGTTGGAGCTAAACTAGTCGATCTTTACAGAAAAGATTTAACCCCTAAAGAAGCGTTTGAAAAAACAGATTTACTCAAATACTCTAAAGATTACTATCGAAAAAAGGGACTTGGAAGACCCACTAAAAAAGATCGTAGAGATATTGACAACTATACTGAAACTACGGAAGAAGATTTTTAA
- a CDS encoding phosphoribosyltransferase domain-containing protein: MATTKNIILTNIEIEQKIKRIAYQIYESNSNEIEIVLAGIANNGFLFAEKLAKVLNKISPLHITICKVTIDKKAPLTPVKTSINTDAYKGKSLVLVDDVLNSGTTLIYGIKHFLEVPLKQFKTAVLVNRNHKKYPVKADFKGISLSTSLQEHVIVEFNEKETIAYLM, encoded by the coding sequence ATGGCAACTACTAAAAATATCATCTTAACTAATATTGAAATCGAGCAAAAAATTAAACGAATTGCTTATCAAATCTATGAAAGTAATAGTAATGAAATAGAAATAGTATTGGCTGGAATTGCAAACAATGGATTTTTGTTTGCTGAAAAATTAGCTAAAGTGCTTAATAAAATATCTCCTTTACATATAACTATATGTAAAGTTACCATCGATAAAAAAGCTCCTCTAACCCCTGTAAAAACATCTATAAATACTGATGCGTACAAAGGTAAATCTTTAGTACTAGTAGATGATGTATTGAATTCAGGTACAACGCTTATTTACGGAATAAAACACTTTTTAGAAGTTCCTTTAAAGCAATTTAAAACAGCCGTACTAGTCAATAGAAACCATAAAAAATATCCTGTTAAGGCAGATTTTAAAGGAATTTCTCTTTCTACCTCATTACAGGAGCATGTTATAGTTGAATTTAATGAGAAAGAAACCATTGCTTATCTAATGTAG
- a CDS encoding sphingomyelin phosphodiesterase, which produces MKNKLPFILMLQLLIFTGCNDDVSLGETTKEFKKRASSISTNTNITLSILSYNIFHLPSIASIYHYKEKYRAEAQKNFFNTREISENMDIIIVQEAFNRYVPIISNGLTSFINQSGLVGLYCGSWTMNRSDNYFDKMSSLSNCSNSPFVTNGGVKIYSKWPIEYDEQLIFKNSLRGTADYLSNKGASYVRINKNGKKFHIIGTHLQADEAKKDGSGIRKLQLDELQYWIAQKIKSGKIPSNEPIIFAGDFNIPHYDIEKIKEMTTILQSNEVKLQGDLHSYDESQNTILQSNGNKYPPQTLDYILVSKQGKQPLFIPTFSHTTFRAKNTNATEDLSDHHPIKQTFYFSY; this is translated from the coding sequence ATGAAAAATAAATTACCATTCATTTTAATGCTTCAACTTCTTATTTTTACTGGATGTAATGATGACGTTTCCCTTGGAGAAACTACTAAAGAATTCAAAAAAAGAGCGTCTTCGATATCAACTAATACCAATATTACCTTGTCGATACTAAGCTATAATATTTTTCACTTGCCTTCTATTGCTTCCATTTATCATTATAAAGAAAAATACAGAGCAGAAGCGCAAAAGAATTTCTTTAACACTAGAGAAATTTCTGAAAACATGGATATTATCATTGTGCAAGAAGCTTTTAATAGATATGTTCCAATCATATCAAATGGATTGACTAGTTTTATCAACCAATCTGGATTAGTAGGGCTATATTGTGGTTCATGGACAATGAATAGATCTGATAATTATTTTGATAAAATGAGCTCTTTATCAAATTGTAGCAACTCTCCTTTCGTAACCAATGGAGGTGTTAAAATATATAGCAAATGGCCTATTGAATATGACGAGCAACTTATATTTAAAAATAGCCTCCGTGGAACAGCTGATTATCTTAGTAATAAGGGGGCTTCCTATGTTAGAATCAATAAGAATGGTAAAAAATTTCATATTATAGGAACGCATTTGCAAGCTGATGAAGCTAAAAAGGATGGAAGCGGTATCAGGAAGTTACAATTAGATGAACTACAATATTGGATTGCTCAAAAAATAAAATCGGGGAAAATTCCTTCTAACGAGCCTATTATTTTTGCAGGAGATTTTAATATTCCTCATTATGATATTGAAAAGATTAAGGAAATGACTACTATTTTACAATCAAATGAAGTAAAACTTCAAGGAGATTTACACTCTTATGATGAATCACAAAATACAATTCTTCAATCGAACGGTAATAAATACCCTCCTCAAACGTTAGACTATATACTTGTGAGTAAACAGGGAAAGCAACCCCTATTCATACCTACATTCAGCCATACCACATTTAGAGCTAAGAATACTAACGCAACAGAGGATTTATCAGACCATCATCCTATCAAGCAAACTTTTTACTTTAGCTACTAA